In Planctomycetaceae bacterium, the DNA window GAGATCCGCAACTACTCCAAGAAGATGCAGTCGCAACTGACACGCGAATACGAAAAAATCTACCGAAACCTGAACGGTATTCGTGAGATGAATCGTCTTCCCGAGTGTCTGGTGGTTATCGATCCGTCGAAGGAAAAGAACGCCATTCACGAAGCAAAGCTGCTTGGCATCAAGGTTGTGGCGTTGATTGATACGGACTCGGATCCGGATACAGTCGACCTCGTGATTCCGGGCAATGACGACAGCCTTCGATCAATTCGACTGATCGTTCAGCACCTGACCGACGCGATCAAACAGGGACGCAGCCTGCGTCCTGAAGAACCACGAAAGTCAGATCCGTCGAGCGAACCAAAAGCCGTACCAAACGTTCGCTGATCCAGCTATCTTCACTGAAAACTTAACTGACACGATCAGAATAAATGCCACATGCGTCATTCGGGTGCATGTGGCATTGTCAGTACATCTACGGGAGAATGAATATCATGGCGGAAATTACAGCCGCAGCAGTGAAAGCCCTGCGTGAAAAAACTGACCTTCCAATGATGGAATGCAAGAAAGCTCTGACCGAAGCCGGCGGAGATGAAGCAAAGGCCATCGAAATCCTGAAGGAACAGTTCAAGAAGATTCAGGTGAAACGGGCAGATAACGCAACGGAAGAAGGCCGCATTTTTGTTGCATCGCGCGACAACGGCGCTGAAGTCGCTATGGTTGAAATCCAATGCGAATCCGCTCCCGTTGCCACTGGTGAGGTTCTTGGAAATCTGGGACAGTCGATGGCAGACCACCTGCTGAACGGCCCCGGAGCTTCCACGCCCGAAGAACTAATGAGCCAGACTGCGGATGGTGCTTCTGAATCTTTCCAGACGCAGTACGAAGAAATTGTCAACAAGATTCGAGAAAAAATCGTTGTCAATCGAATCGTAAGGATGGAAGGCCCCGTTGGCGCATACGTGCACCACGACTTCAAGACGGGCGTCCTCTTCAAAGCCTCCGGTGAACCAACCAATCCGGAAATTCTTCGGGACGTTGCAATGCACGTGGCGGCCCTGCGTCCAAGTGTTACCACAACGGACGAACTTGATAAGGCTGCGGTTCAGGCAGAACGAGATCGACTGAGTGCAGAGGCAAAAGCCAGCGGTAAACCCGATAACATCATCGAGAAGATGGTGGATGGCCGCATGAAAGTATTCTACGCCGAACAAGGCGTGCTGCTTTTCCAGCCATTCGCAAAAGACGACAGCAAGACCGTAGCTCAGGCATTGTCCGAAGCTGGTGTCGAAGCTGTCAGCTTCCTCCGCTGGCAGGTTGGCAACTAACCGCCAGGTGAATT includes these proteins:
- the tsf gene encoding translation elongation factor Ts, with protein sequence MAEITAAAVKALREKTDLPMMECKKALTEAGGDEAKAIEILKEQFKKIQVKRADNATEEGRIFVASRDNGAEVAMVEIQCESAPVATGEVLGNLGQSMADHLLNGPGASTPEELMSQTADGASESFQTQYEEIVNKIREKIVVNRIVRMEGPVGAYVHHDFKTGVLFKASGEPTNPEILRDVAMHVAALRPSVTTTDELDKAAVQAERDRLSAEAKASGKPDNIIEKMVDGRMKVFYAEQGVLLFQPFAKDDSKTVAQALSEAGVEAVSFLRWQVGN
- the rpsB gene encoding 30S ribosomal protein S2, which codes for MAEIVVKEILDAGVHYGHRSSRWNPKMRPYIYGRRNQIHIIDIKETIRGLIRAKKYLLRVAAQGSLVLFVGTKRQAAASVEELAAEAKMPYVTERWLGGTLTNFRTVRSRLKRLEELEQLRETGEIRNYSKKMQSQLTREYEKIYRNLNGIREMNRLPECLVVIDPSKEKNAIHEAKLLGIKVVALIDTDSDPDTVDLVIPGNDDSLRSIRLIVQHLTDAIKQGRSLRPEEPRKSDPSSEPKAVPNVR